The window GCGCCGGCATGGACAGCCGGGCCTTCCGGATGGACTGGCCCGAGGGCACCCGGTTGTTCGAGGTCGACACCGCCGCGCCACTGGACTTCAAGGCTTCGGTGCTGCGCCAGGAGCGGGCCGTCGCACGCTGCGAGCGGATCACCGTCGCGGTGGATCTGCGTGAGGACTGGCCAGGCGCGCTGGCCGCCGCAGGGCACGACCCGGCCGTGCCGACCGCGTGGATCGCCGAAGGACTACTGATCTATCTGCCCGAGGACGCGGTGGAGTTGCTGTTGGCCCGGATCAGCACGCAGTCGGCGGCAGGCAGTCGGATGGGGCTGACATTGGGCTCGCGCGGCGTGATCGAGCGCTTCGGCGCGGACGCCGCGCAGGGATCGGCGGCGTCCATGTGGGTCTCGGAGATGCCCGACGACCCGGTGGGCTGGCTGGTCGGGCACGGCTGGGAGGCCGACAGCCACACCCTGCGCGAGCGCGCTGCCGCCTACGGCCGCCCGATCAGCACCCCGCCGCAGCGCGAGGAGCGGCCCGGCGGACTGATCTCGGCGGTCCGCCGGTAGAGCGCCTCCCGGTTCCCTAGATGACCGATTCCAAAGGGGCCTGATGAGTGGAGCCAGGTTCATGCGCGGCCAGCTAGTCATGCGCGAGCGGAAATCGTTGTTTCGACAGGAGATCTGGCGGTCCAGGCCGACGTCGGCCACCTAGCCTCCGCCGCCGGACTGGTGCCCGTGCCCCGGGACTCCGGGCGCCGGACCGGGCATCTGCACCGGCCCAAGCGCTACAGCCGCCGCCTGCGCCGAGTGTTCTATCTGTCTGTCCGCACAAACCAGCATCATCCGCGACGGCCCCAACCGAGATTTCTACCTCAAGAAGCGCGGCGAGGCATGCAAGAACGCCCAGGCTGCCATCGCCTTGGCCCCGCCAGCGTGCTATGGGCCCTCCTGCGCGACCACCGTGTCTCCACCCCCGCTCCACCGCTCGCACAGGTGGCGCGACCGCTGTCTGAAGCTCAGTCGCCGCCGGAGGCGGCAACCGCCTGCATCAGTCCTTCCAGTCCGGGCTGGTGCGGTGTGCTGAGGTGACCGCTTCGGCGCGGTGAGGGCGGTGTGGTCCCTGGTTGGCTGGTTCAGGCGGAGTTGTGGGGGCACCACTCGCTCAAACCGGGCAAAGTGTGCACTCTGATTGCACATTCAAGCATCACTCGGCGGCAAGGCCGGGTGCCGTCATTGCTGGGCCCGCGGCTGCTGCTGATGCGACTCGTTGGGGGGGGGCGTCGGGGCTGGGGGCGGCATGTCCTGGTGCACGGCGTCAAGAATCTGCTCGCGGCGCTGCTGGCCCGGGAGAGCCGTCGTATGTGTCTGTGGCCACCGCATTGCTCATGGTCAATGCTGAAACGGTGTATCGCATCTGTGATGCGAGGTGTTCGGGCGCACCCGGGTAAGCCGAAGGAGAGCCTGGGCAAGCCGCCCTTTGCGACGACTTGCACTTCAGTTTCTGCGTGCTGCTGTCCATCGCCAAGGGCCGACACGTCCTTCGAGGCCCTGGAGCCGTCGGCTCCAAGGCCTTCGCCACGTGTGACACGGGCCGGGCATTGATGCGGTCGATGAACTGTCCGAACGTTTCCTCAAGGTCGGACTCCGAGGCCAGAGTCCACGCCCACCCTGCACGCCAGTGAGTGTTCCTCAGCTTGACGGGTGGGGCCAGTGCGCCAGGCCACCGGTCGAGGGAGCGTGTCGGGTCGCCTCCTGTGGCGAGGGGTGGATCTCGTAAGCCTCACGCAGGCCGCTGATGTCGAAGACCCTGACTATCCGGCCAGAGGCGGACGCGATCCGTAGTGAGCCATCGTGTTCACGGATGCGTTTCGTGACCGCCACGACCACGCCCAGCCCCATCGAGTCCAGGAAGGAAACGAAGCTCAGATCAAGGACGAAGTGGCGGTGTCCCTCGTCGACGAGCTTGATCACTGCTTCACGGACCAGGGGGGAGGTGTGGGCGTCCACATCGCCGTCGATCTCAACAACCGTCCAGCCGTTCACCACGTCGTAGCTGACGGCCATGCGCTCGTTGCGGATAACGTTCGTTCGCATCATCATCCTTCTCACGTCTCCGGGCGGCGGGGGATCCGCCAGCATGGCGTCGCACGTGGGACTGGATTCGTCCGCGCGGCCGACGTACCAGAACCGCGTGGCCCGAGCGAGAGTCGGTATGGTCGACGAGTGACCGTGACGGTGCAGGCCGCGCCGACGGCACAGCGCCACACGACGTGCGCTCCGCCGCACCCACCGTCGACGATCAAATTCCGCAGATCGCCGTCCTTGTGAACACTCATGTTCGTCACCGCTTCTTGGTCAGCCACTCGGCCAGGACCGCGGCCTGGCTGTGGTCCAAGTCCTTGGTGGCGGTCAACAGCATGAGCTTGTCATGCGTTGCCACCTCACGCAGATGCTCGACCGCCTGGCGGTGCCCGGCATCGCGTGGTTCGGCCAGGTAGCGGCGACGGAACTCGGTGCTCATGGCTGTACCACCTGCGCAGTTCGCTCGACGGGGCGACATGACGCAGCCACTGGTCCAGGTGCGCGTCCTCCTTGCGCATGCCGCGGGGCCAGATCCGGTCGACGAGTACCCGCTTGCCGTCCTTGGGCGCGGTCTCCTCGTAGACTCGGCGATAGGTGATCTGTTCGGCCATGACGGCACCCTTCAGATCGATCGGCCGCCCCGGCCCGGGACCGGCGGACAGCGGGGACGGCCCCGGTGGGAGTGGATGTGTTCGGCTCGCCCAATTTTATCGCCGGATGGGTGGGCCGGCCGGAGACCCGCTGCGGGCTGAGGGCGCCGGCGCCCTCAGCCCGCAGGAGAGGAGAACGCCGTTGCACGACACCGGCCCTGCCACCCCGGACGGGCAGCACTTCCCGGCCGCGACCGCACCCCGGATGCGTGACGTGAGCAGGCTGGACACCGCCGTGGCCTCCTGCCGGGCCTGCCCGCGCCTGGTGGCCTGGCGAGAAGAGGTCGCCCTGGTCAAGCGCCGGGCATACAGGGAGTGGGAGTACTGGGCGAGGCCGGTGCCCGGCTTCGGACCGCCGGACGCGGTGCTGGCCATCGTCGGCCTGGCACCGGCCGCACACGGCGGCAACCGCACCGGGCGGATCTTCACCGGCGACCCGTCCGGCGATGTCCTGTACGCCGTCCTGTATGACCTCGGCCTGGCCTCCCAGCCGACCGCCACCCACCGCGGTGACGGCATGGAACTGTACGGGGTGCGGATCACAATGCCGGTGCACTGCGCACCGCCCGATAACCGACCCACCACCACCGAGCGCGACACCTGCCGCCCGTGGCTCGTTCGCGAACTGGCACTTTTGCGACCGACGTTGCGGGCTGTCGTGGTGCTCGGCGGCTTTGCCTGGCAGGCGCTGCTCCCCGTGCTGTCGGGTGCAGGCTGGCAGGTGCCTCGCCCCCGCCCGGCCTTTGGCCACGGCGCCGAAGTCCTCCTCACCGACGTTGGCGGTGAACGGCGGGTGCACTTGGTCGGCGGATTCCACCCCAGCCAGCGCAACATGTCGACCCGGACCCTGACCCCCGCCATGCTCCGCGACGTGCTGCAACGGGCCGCTATGCTCGCAGGGCTGCCACATGAGCCGCATCACCCGCAGGCTCCCACGCCCCCCTGAGAAGCGGCCAGCGGATTGCACCTTTCCGGACCGCCCTGCGCCCTCTCGCAGTCTCGGGGCCGGAGCGGCCCAGGTGGGTGGCGATCTGAACGCCCGGCTGCCGCGCACGTCCGCGAAGTACACGGAATCGCATCGGGCTCGACGCCTTATCCGAGGACTTTCACGGACCCCAGGTAGCCCTTCTCCACCACGGTGGCGTCGCCTGCGATCCCGCGCCATCCGGCACCGGAATGGATGCGGCAACGGCGTGAACAGGTCCGACGTCAGGAACTGTGAGGGCATGTCGAAGAGTGCTCTGGCTCCGACGGGTGGCGGCTGAGGAGTCGCGCGGTCGACGCCATGTCGGACCGGCGCGACCGTGGGCAGACACAGTCGTTCATCACCACCGACCGTGTTGCTGCCCTGACGTCATTCGGCCTCGCCTGCCGCGCGGCCGCACCGGAGCAGGAGTGCTCGGGGGCAGCATGGGAAGCGGGCCCGCCCGGGCGCCCTCGCACGTCGACCCTGTACCGCACCCTTGCCGCATACGACGAAGCCGTCGCCACGACAGCCGACCACTGATCAAATCCGGTCCCGCGGCCGCTGACTTCATCGGCCGCACGGGGTGCGGTCGGGCCGCCGCAACCCTAAGGGCGGCGGTGTGTTTCACCGGGCCGGTCGGCCGCGGGTGCGCTGGGTTCCCGCGGCGGAGAGTTGTCGGGGCCGGTCCAGGATGCGAGGAACCGGAGGCTTTCCTGTGCGGCGGATCCCGGCACGGCGGTCATGACCATGAGCTGCTGGTCGGGATCGGTGGCGCAGCCGAGGATCTCCCAGTCGAGGGTCAGCTCTCCGGCGACGGGGTGGTTGAGTTTCTTGGTGCCGCATGTCTTGTGTGCGACGTCGTGGGCGGCCCACCACTGCCGGAAATCGGGGTCACGTACGGAGAGCTCGCCGACCAGTGTGGCGAGACGGGGATCGTCCGGGTATTGAAGGGCGTCCATTCTGAGGTAGGCCACACAGGTGCGGGCTGTTGTTTCCCAGTCCGCGAAGAGTCCACGCACATGCGGGTCGACGAAAGCCAGTCTGAGATAATTTCGCTCCCCTGGTGGCAAGGCAGAAAAATCAGTGATGAGAGAAGCCGCGAGTGAATTCCAGGCCAGGATGTCCATGTGCCGCCCCAGGACCAGGGCGGGCGAGTCCGTGAGCTGGTCCAGCAGCCGCTGCAGCTGCGGACGGACTCGCTGGGCGGGTCGACGCTGCGGGCGCCCCCTGCGCTTGGCTCCGTGCAGGCCCTTCACGTAGGCGGTCTGGTCCTCGTCGAGGTGCAGAGCGCGGGCCAGGGCGCTCAGGACCGGTTCGGATGCCTGGAGCCGGCCTTGCTCGACGCGGGTGTAGTAGTCCGTGCTGATGGCAGCCAGGTGTGCCACTTCCTCGCGGCGCAGGCCGGGGACCCGGCGGGCGGCTCCGGACTGGGGAAGACCTACTTGGGCGGGGGCCAGTTCGGCCCGCCGCGCCTTGAGGAATTCCCCGAGCTCGTTGCGCTGTGCGTCTGCAGTAGCCATGTCCCCAGTGTGGCAGGCGGTACGCCTCCTGCGAGGGGGAGGAATATTTCCCAGGAACGCCCTTTCCTAGGAAATAGCTCTCTCTTGTTGCCCTCCATGCGGCGTGTGATCGTGATGGAAATGCCTCCCCAAGAGGCGTCGCAGACACAAACCATCACGGAAATTTGCCGATATCAAGAAGGGCATGAAAATGAAGCCGATCAGTGTGGAATTCCAGAGCAACGGCATCACGCTTGCCGGAAACCTGTTCTTCCCCGAGGACCATGTGGAAGGTGACCGGCGGCCGGCGGTGCTCATCGCGCACCCCTTCGGCGGTGTGAAGGAGCAGACGGCCGGACTGTACGCGCAGAAGCTCGCCGCACAGGGCTTCGTCACGCTCGCCTTCGACGCCGCCTGCCAAGGCGAGAGTGCGGGAGAGCCGCGGTTCCTGGAGAACCCGTTCGCCCGTGCGGAAGACATCAAGAGCGCGGCAACCTTCCTGACCACCCGCGATGAGGTCGACCCGCAGCGCATCGGCGCGCTCGGCATCTGCGCCGCGGGAGGCTACGTTCCCTTCGCGGCGACGACCGACCACCGCATCAAGGCGGTGGCGACCGTCAGCGCGGCGGACATCGGCGCCCTGTTCCGCGAGGGGCTGGGCGGCGGCCAGGACGAGCAGGTCCTGCGGGACATGCTCGACGCCGCGGCCCAGGCCCGTACCGCGGAAGCCACGGACGGCACCTTCCAGCTGGGGCCGGTCGTCCCGGAGACCCAGGAAGAGGCCCGCGGCTGGCCGACCCTCTACCAGGAGGGCCACAACTACTACCGCACCCCGCGCGCGCAGCACCCGAACTCTCCCAACCGGTACCTGCTCCGCAGCGTCGACCAGATCGCCCAGTACTCGTCGTACGACCTGATCGACCTGATCTCCCCGCGCCCCCTGCTGATGATCGCCGGCACCGTGGCGGACACGGCGTACTTCAGCCGTGAGGCGATCGAAAGGGCCCGTGAGCCCAAGGAGCTGTTCTGGATCGACGGTGCCACGCACATCGACCTCTACGACAAGGACGAATACGTGCCGACCGCGGTCGCGAAGCTGACCGGGTTCTTCAAGGAGAGCCTGGCCGCTGCCTGACCTGGGGCCCGGGCTGGCTGCCCGCAGGTGAATCCGGCCCGGCCTCAGAGGCCGGGCCGGTGCCAGCCGGTTGCGGGGTCGGACGTGAGAGCGGCGGACTGCTGTGGCCGGTCGGTGTGCACCGGGAGCCTGGGGCCGCCGTTGTAACCGGTCAGAGCGGTTTCCAGCTCCTCGACGAGGGCGGGCGACAGACGGCGGTCGCCGCAGTCGCCTGCATGGCCAGGTGCGCGCCTCGCCAGCGCCGACGCAGCCGACGATCATGGCTGACGATGACGGCGGCACAGGCACGTCAAGACCCGCCGTCGGGCCATTGAACGGTCTGTGCCCGGGGCGGAAGAGCCGGCGGCTTTCGCGGACGATGAGTCCCTGTGCTTCGAGCGCGGTCTTGTAGGTGTCTGTCAGGGAGTGGCCTCTGCGCCATAGCCAGTCGCTGTGCATGACGAGCGCGGCAGCGGCTCGGGTGAGGAGGGGGTCTGCTGGTCCTGGGAGGTGGCCTGGCACGATTCGGCCGCCGTCCAGCCGGATGGTCGGGGTCTTGAGGAGGTCGATCAGTTCCGCTCCCGCGAGGGACAGTTCGCCTGGTGCGACGGGGTGGCCGGCCGCTTCGCCCAGGACGACGATCAGCGGGCCTGTGGCGTGGTCATGGAAGGGCTCGCGTTCAATGCGTCGGCGCTCGCGACGGCGAGCGGTGCCGATCGGTGCGGTGGAGATCGCGGTGCTGGTGGCAAGTCTTCTCCACCGCGGCAGACAGGTTCTGCAGCTGGTGCCACCCGTCGGCGACCTCGAGGGAGCGGGAGGTGCCCCTATCTGTTTGGTCAAGGTGGTGCGGGCTGCTGTTGGGTGAGGATGAGGGCATGACGACTTGGTTCCGCACCTACTACGAGGACGAAGATCTGTGGCTGTATTTCGAGGCTGATGACGAGGGCTGGGCGGCGCGTCACGTTGAGGTCCAGAGGAAGGACTCACGGCCGGTGACGGCTGCCTCTTTGGAAGAGGTGCTGCACTTGCGTGATCATGCCGATCTCGCGGCGATGGGTCGCTATGAACGGCAGTACGGAGTCCTGGCCGAGGCTGTGCTCGACGGCTGGCAGGACCAGCCGCAGGCAGCCGAGATCTCCGCGGAGGAGTTTGAGCGCCTGTGGGTCGAGGCCAGGCGAGTTCTTGGTGCTTCAGGCTGATCCGGCGAGCTGAGGTTCGTGGAATGTTCCGTCGCGGAGCATCGCGAACAGGACATCGGCCCGGCGTCTGGCGAGGCGGAGCAGGGCCTGGGTGTGGTGCTTCCCCTGGGCGATCTTCCTGCCGTAGTAGGCCCGCGATGCAGGGTCGCCCAGGGCCACGAACGCGGAGAGGAAGAAGGCCCGTTTGAGCAGCTTGTTTCCCCTCCGGGAGGGCTGTTCGCCGCGGATCGACGACCCGGAACTGCGGGGCGCCGGGGCGAGACCCGCAAAGGCGGCGAGATGGCCGGCGGTCGGGAAGGTGCTGCCATCACCGGCCTCGATCAGGATGCGGGCTCCGGTCCTGACGCCGACTCCCGGCATGGATGTCAGGGCCTTGGAAAGACATCTCACGGTGCCAACGCGTCAAGCGGTGGCCGTGCGCAGTGGCGTGAAGGCGCGTTGCTCGTTGAAGAGCGTTTGGTGTTGTAGGCAGTGGTAGAGCATCCCCAGCATGCGGTTGAACAGGTTGCGTTGGGCGGCTGCGTGCCAGTCACCGCGTTTGCGGCGGCGTCGGTAGTGGCCCCATCCGGTTGCGTGTGAAGACGCTGACACCTCTGCCGGCTCTGCCCAGGCGAGCGGCGCAGGGTGGACATCGTCAACAAGGACGCGGCGCACGGCGTCTGAGCTGAGCCGCACAAGGTATGCGTGGAGGCGCTCGCGCAGGTGGGGCGGGAGTGGGCCGGTGGCGTGCCAGTGGGCGAGCAGTTCGGCGTAGATGCCGATGGCGCGCCACTGCGGCTACCACGGCCATCAGTAGATGAGCCAGGCCGCATCGTAGAGGTGGTCGCCGTACCGTGCGTTGCCCCAGTCCAGCACGGCGGTGACGGTGCCGTCGGCAGCAAGGACGGACCTCGCTCATCTCCTCAGGTGTCACACCTGATTCAAGTTCACGCGCTCCCTGGCAGACGGCAGTTGGGGTACCTGACGAAGCTCTACTAGTAACTCGTAATTTAGGAATTATTATTGACACGCGCCGGTAACCGCTGCAAGATCCTGGAAACCGACCGCAGGCGCGCGGGCGTTGACTGGTCCGAAGGCCGACGGCCGCACCCTCCACGAGGGAGCGGTACCTCAGACACACGACCAGGACGGGTCGGCACGCCTGATCGAAGGATCCGATGTGAAACGACATCTCACCGTCCTCCTCGCCCTCCTGACCGGCTTGCTGGTCGTGGCAGCACCCGCCCACGCCGGGCCGGCGGCCGGCACTGTCGCCGTCACGGCGCCAGCACCTCAGCAGGTGCTGAGCCCGACGCCGTACATGGGCTGGAACACCTACTACGCGCTGGGTGGCGATCCGACCGAGGCCGAGGTCAAGTCAGTAGCGGACTTCCTGGTCAGCAGCGGTCTGCGCGACGCCGGCTACCAGTACGTCTGGATCGACGGCAATTGGGCGGCGCCGACCCCACGCAGCTCGGCCGGCGACCTGGTGGCCAACCCCGACCAATTTCCGAACGGGCTGAAGCCGCTGGTCGACTACATCCACGCCAAGGGCCTGAAGGCCGGCATCTACACCGACGCCGGCCCGTACATCCCGGGCAAGTGCGGACTCGGCAGTCACGGTTACTACCAGCGCGACGCGGACCAGTTCGCTGCCTGGGAGTTCGACGCGGTCAAGGTGGACTACCTCTGCGGGATCGCCGCGGACCTCGACCCGAAGACCGTCTACACCGAGTTCGCGCAGGCGCTGCGGAACAACGCCAGCGGGCGCCCCATGATCTTCAACCTCTGCAACCCGGTGACCTCCCCGGACTGGGGCAACTACCCGGATGAGCAGCAGTCGACGTACTCCTGGACCTACGCGCCGGCGATCGCGCAGTCCTGGCGGACGTACACGGATGTGGGTTTCGTCGGCGAGATCAAGTTCAAGGACGTGCTGCGGAACTACGACGCGAACGCGCGGCACCCCGAGGCCGCCGGGCCGGGGCACTTCAACGACCCGGACTACCTCGGACCTGAGCTGGGGATGACCGACGAGGAGTTCCGTACCCAGATGACGCTCTGGTCGGTGGCGGCCGCGCCGCTGCTGATCGGCAGCGACGTCCGTAAGCTCAGCCAGACCTCGCTCGGCATTCTCGCGGACCCCGATGTACTCGCGATCAACCAGGACACCGCCGGCATCCAGGCCGTCCGCGTCGGCCCCGCCGGTACGACGGAGACCTGGGTGAAGCGGCTGGCCAACGGTGACCGTGCCGTGATGCTGCTGAACCGGGGCGACAGCCCAACGACCCTGACCACGAAGGCGTCGTCGGTCGGGCTGTCCGGGGATCGGTTCACCCTGAAGAACGCCTGGACCAACCAGGTCACCGAGAGCGCCGGCACCATCAGTGCCGCTGTCCCGGCCCACGGCGCGGCCCTGTTCCGGGTCGGCCCGGCCACGGGCAAGCCCGGTGTTCCGCACGTCGTCGCCGGCCTGCCGCAGGTGACGCAGGTCGGTGGCGACGCGGTGCCGGCCGGGGCCGCCCCGCTGGTCGCCGGCGGCGACCAGGCCCGGGTCGAGGTCACCGTCCGCAACGACGGTGCGCAGCCGGTGTTCACGCCGCAGGTTGAGCTGACGGTGCCCGCCGACTGGACGGCCCGTCCGCTCGGCAAGGCGCCGAAGCTGCTGCGTTCCAACCATTCCGCGACCTTCGCCTTCACGGTGACCCTGCCGGTCACCGCCGCGCCGGGCAGCACTGCGCTGACCGGCAAGACGTCGTACAAGGTGATCGGCAAGGGACGCCTGCGGCAGGAGACGGCCACGGCGGTAATTGTCGCACCGGCAGCGCCGGACGGCGACGTCGTACTGTCGCACCACAAGTGGATCAGCGCCACCAGCGGGTGGATGAGCCCGACGGTCGACCTGAGCGTCGGTGGCTCGTCACCGATCAGCATGCTCGGCCAGGTCCACCCGACCGGTATCGGGGTCGCCTCACCCTCCGCGGTCCGCTACTACCTCGGCGACAAGTGCAGCCGGCTGACCGCGACCGTCGGCATCGACGACGCGGTGCGCAACGTCGGCCCGGACGGCGGCACGTCGACCTTCCAGGTGATCGGTGACGGCCGGGTGCTGTTCGACAGCGGTGTGCTGACTCGCGACGACACCCGCCAGGCCGACATCGATCTGACTGGCGTCCGCGTGCTCGACCTGGTGGTCGGCGACGGCGGCGACGGCGGCTACAACGACCGCGCCGACTGGGCCGGTCTGAACGCCACCTGCTGATTCGGCTCGGCCGCACCCAGGTGACACCTCACCTGGGTGCGGCCGATTCGCCAAGACTTTGAGACGCCGTGGCGCGGTTACGCGCCACGGCGTCGTGATGTTGGGCCGGCCCGCATGGGAGTGGACGGTGTCAGGCGCGCCGCAGCACAACGAGTTCGGATTCCCTCGATGACTATGCGTACTACCTCGACCCGTCCGGGCACTTGGTGGGCCTCGAACTGGACAGTGGTGCGGTGCGCTGGCGCGGCCGGGTGCCGCTGCCGAAGAGCCCGGTGCAGGGCGGGATCGCTCCCGAGCTCGTGAGTTACGGCCACGACCTCGTCGGCCAGGTCGGCGGCGAGCTCTTCAGGATCAAGCCCCAGCTGCCTCAAGGAGGTTGACGGTCGGGATGCAGCGAGGGCTCTGGCCGGGAACCCGCAGCCCGACGGGCCGGCTGTGGCGGTGTGTTCGCTGGATGATGACCCGCATTTGTGGGATCTCGATGTGCGTTCCACGACCGCACGCCGCCACCACCGTGG is drawn from Streptomyces sp. NBC_01717 and contains these coding sequences:
- a CDS encoding class I SAM-dependent methyltransferase gives rise to the protein MWATAVGVARVRALETERENALFRDPLAQAFATAGGLWPSSPPPDDEAARRRRLAVSFSIVIRTKFLDDLLQQASASGVQQVVLLGAGMDSRAFRMDWPEGTRLFEVDTAAPLDFKASVLRQERAVARCERITVAVDLREDWPGALAAAGHDPAVPTAWIAEGLLIYLPEDAVELLLARISTQSAAGSRMGLTLGSRGVIERFGADAAQGSAASMWVSEMPDDPVGWLVGHGWEADSHTLRERAAAYGRPISTPPQREERPGGLISAVRR
- a CDS encoding NPCBM/NEW2 domain-containing protein → MKRHLTVLLALLTGLLVVAAPAHAGPAAGTVAVTAPAPQQVLSPTPYMGWNTYYALGGDPTEAEVKSVADFLVSSGLRDAGYQYVWIDGNWAAPTPRSSAGDLVANPDQFPNGLKPLVDYIHAKGLKAGIYTDAGPYIPGKCGLGSHGYYQRDADQFAAWEFDAVKVDYLCGIAADLDPKTVYTEFAQALRNNASGRPMIFNLCNPVTSPDWGNYPDEQQSTYSWTYAPAIAQSWRTYTDVGFVGEIKFKDVLRNYDANARHPEAAGPGHFNDPDYLGPELGMTDEEFRTQMTLWSVAAAPLLIGSDVRKLSQTSLGILADPDVLAINQDTAGIQAVRVGPAGTTETWVKRLANGDRAVMLLNRGDSPTTLTTKASSVGLSGDRFTLKNAWTNQVTESAGTISAAVPAHGAALFRVGPATGKPGVPHVVAGLPQVTQVGGDAVPAGAAPLVAGGDQARVEVTVRNDGAQPVFTPQVELTVPADWTARPLGKAPKLLRSNHSATFAFTVTLPVTAAPGSTALTGKTSYKVIGKGRLRQETATAVIVAPAAPDGDVVLSHHKWISATSGWMSPTVDLSVGGSSPISMLGQVHPTGIGVASPSAVRYYLGDKCSRLTATVGIDDAVRNVGPDGGTSTFQVIGDGRVLFDSGVLTRDDTRQADIDLTGVRVLDLVVGDGGDGGYNDRADWAGLNATC
- a CDS encoding helix-turn-helix domain-containing protein → MATADAQRNELGEFLKARRAELAPAQVGLPQSGAARRVPGLRREEVAHLAAISTDYYTRVEQGRLQASEPVLSALARALHLDEDQTAYVKGLHGAKRRGRPQRRPAQRVRPQLQRLLDQLTDSPALVLGRHMDILAWNSLAASLITDFSALPPGERNYLRLAFVDPHVRGLFADWETTARTCVAYLRMDALQYPDDPRLATLVGELSVRDPDFRQWWAAHDVAHKTCGTKKLNHPVAGELTLDWEILGCATDPDQQLMVMTAVPGSAAQESLRFLASWTGPDNSPPREPSAPAADRPGETHRRP
- a CDS encoding transposase, producing MVVSTGDLAVQADVGHLASAAGLVPVPRDSGRRTGHLHRPKRYSRRLRRVFYLSVRTNQHHPRRPQPRFLPQEARRGMQERPGCHRLGPASVLWALLRDHRVSTPAPPLAQVARPLSEAQSPPEAATACISPSSPGWCGVLR
- a CDS encoding uracil-DNA glycosylase, coding for MRDVSRLDTAVASCRACPRLVAWREEVALVKRRAYREWEYWARPVPGFGPPDAVLAIVGLAPAAHGGNRTGRIFTGDPSGDVLYAVLYDLGLASQPTATHRGDGMELYGVRITMPVHCAPPDNRPTTTERDTCRPWLVRELALLRPTLRAVVVLGGFAWQALLPVLSGAGWQVPRPRPAFGHGAEVLLTDVGGERRVHLVGGFHPSQRNMSTRTLTPAMLRDVLQRAAMLAGLPHEPHHPQAPTPP
- a CDS encoding alpha/beta hydrolase, with amino-acid sequence MKPISVEFQSNGITLAGNLFFPEDHVEGDRRPAVLIAHPFGGVKEQTAGLYAQKLAAQGFVTLAFDAACQGESAGEPRFLENPFARAEDIKSAATFLTTRDEVDPQRIGALGICAAGGYVPFAATTDHRIKAVATVSAADIGALFREGLGGGQDEQVLRDMLDAAAQARTAEATDGTFQLGPVVPETQEEARGWPTLYQEGHNYYRTPRAQHPNSPNRYLLRSVDQIAQYSSYDLIDLISPRPLLMIAGTVADTAYFSREAIERAREPKELFWIDGATHIDLYDKDEYVPTAVAKLTGFFKESLAAA
- a CDS encoding STAS domain-containing protein, with protein sequence MRTNVIRNERMAVSYDVVNGWTVVEIDGDVDAHTSPLVREAVIKLVDEGHRHFVLDLSFVSFLDSMGLGVVVAVTKRIREHDGSLRIASASGRIVRVFDISGLREAYEIHPSPQEATRHAPSTGGLAHWPHPSS